From the Vibrio tubiashii ATCC 19109 genome, the window AAGATCTTTGATAACGTCAGTCTACATGTACCTAAAGGTAAAGTGACTGCGATCATGGGTCCATCAGGGATTGGTAAAACAACCTTGCTGCGCCTTATCGGCGGCCAAATCTACCCTGAGAGCGGCGATATTTGGTTTGATGGTAACAATATCCCCACTTTAGGCCGACGCAAGCTCTATCAAGAACGTAAGAAAATGAGCATGTTGTTCCAATCTGGAGCCTTGTTTACTGACTTGTCAGTGTTTGACAATGTCGCCTTTCCTTTGCGTGAACATACCGAGTTGGACGAGTCGATTATTCGCACTTTAGTCCTGCTTAAATTAGAAGCTGTCGGATTACGTGGTGCGGCGCAGTTAATGCCAAGTGAACTCTCTGGGGGTATGGCAAGACGTGCTGCTTTAGCTCGAGCGATCGCACTCGACCCCGATCTCATCATGTACGATGAACCTTTTGTAGGCCAAGACCCGATAACGATGGGCGTGCTGGTGGAGCTGATTCGTAACTTAAATCAGGCGTTAGGTGTTACCTCTATCGTCGTGTCGCATGATGTTCCTGAAGTGATGAGTATTGCGGACTGGGTGTATATCTTGGCCAACGGTAAAGTGATTGCGAGCGGAACGCCACAAGAGTTACGTGCCAATATGGATCCACAAGTGCAGCAGTTTCTTAAAGGGGATGCGGATGGTCCAGTGCCATTTCGTTTCCCATCTCAACCTTTAGCTAAGGAGCTGTTCTTATAATGGGCTTAGCGAATTTCGTAGCTTCGATTGGCCGCCGTACTATGTCGGTGTGTGAAGCGTTTGGTAGAGCAAGCTTGATGCTGTTTGGCGCATTAGCGAGTCGACCTCAGCCACTTAAAAATTTACCTCTACTAGTTAAACAGCTCTATAGCGTGGGCGTTCAATCCCTGATTATTATTGTCTTGTCAGGTCTTTTCATCGGCATGGTGTTGAGTCTGCAAGGTTATGTCATCTTGGTCGACTTTGGCGCTGAAGGTGCTTTAGGCCAAATGGTTGCGCTCTCTTTGCTTCGAGAGCTAGGGCCAGTGGTAACAGCACTATTGTTTGCTGGGCGTGCAGGCTCTGCATTAACGGCTGAAATTGGCCTAATGAAAGCGACTGAGCAGCTATCGAGCATGGAAATGATGGCGGTTGATCCACTTAAACGCGTCATCGCGCCTCGGTTCTGGGCTGGCGTTATCTCTATGCCACTGTTAGCGATGATTTTTATGGCTGTCGGTATCTGGGGTGGTCAGTTAGTTGGGGTTGATTGGAAAGGGATTGACCACGGTAGCTTCTGGTCGGCAATGCAAGCTTCCGTTGAACTTGGACAAGATATTGGTAACAGTATGATAAAGAGCTTAGTGTTCGCGATAACTGTTACTTGGATAGCGCTTTTTAATGGATACGATGCGATTCCGACTTCGGAAGGGATCAGTCGCGCAACGACTCGCACCGTTGTCCACTCTTCTTTGGCTGTACTTGGTCTAGACTTCGTACTAACTGCCTTGATGTTTGGTAATTAAATGATGTTTGGGAACTAATCATGCAACAAACTCGAAAGATAGAATTATGGGTTGGTAGCTTCGTTCTCGCTGGAATTTGCGCAATTCTGGTGATGATTTTTCAAGTTGCTGACGTAAAGGGGCTCGGCTCTAACGATACTTATACTCTCAAGGCCGAGTTCGATAACATTGGCAGCTTGAAAGTACGTTCCCCAGTTAAGGTAGGCGGAGTGGTAGTCGGGCGCGTGACCAGTATTGGTCTCAATAGTGAGTCTTTACTCCCTGTGGTTTCCATGGCAATCAGCAGCACCTACAACCAGTTTCCAGAAACGTCGAGCGTGAAAATTTTAACGTCAGGTTTAATTGGCGAACAGTACATTGGTTTAACGCCGGGCTTTGTGTTTGAAGATGAGCAGATGCTGGTGGAAGGCGACTATATTGAAGATACCAAGTCTGCTTTGGTGCTAGAAGATTTGATTGGTCAGGTCTTGTATAGCGTTGGTGGCTCTGAAGAGTAAGGAGAGAATGATGTTGAGAAAGTTAGTACTTACTCTGTTTTCAATGTTTTTGGCGTTTAATGCTTCTGCACAGCCAATTGATAAGACTCAACCTTATCAGATGATGAAGCAGGTATCAGAGATCGCTTTTGCTCGCTTGAAAGCAGAGCAAGATCAGGTACAGCAAGATCCTAATCATCTAAAAGTGATTGTTGATGAAGAATTAATGCCTTACGTCAACGAAAAGTATGCGGCTTTGAAATTGCTTGGGCCGAACTTAAAAGGGGCCAAGCGCGAGGATGTAGGTCAGTTTATCGTTGCATTTCGTGCCTATTTAGTCAGCTCTTATGCGCAAGTATTGACTCAGTATACTGACCAGACAATCGAGTTTGGTCCAGAGCCAAAGCTTGACACTAAAAAGAGCATTACTAGCATTAAGGTCGACATTGTTGATACGCCGCGACCAAACATTAAGTTGGAATTTAAGCTGCGCCGTGACAAGAACAGTGGCGAATGGCAAGCATTTGACATGATTGCCGAAGGTATCAGCCTTCTGTCTAGCAAACAGTCTGAGTGGAGCACTAAGCTTCGCCAAGAAGGTATTCTGTCGGTCGCTCAAGAGCTCGAAGAGCTTGCCAAGCAACCGATTCGTCTTGAGAGTAAAGCTCAATGATGGAACCCAAATGGCAGCAAGATAATGATGGTCAGTACTTACTAACGGGTGACCTGAATCGAGATACTGTCCCTAAGTTGTGGCAGTCTATTCAAACATCGCAGCTAGCTAGTGAGCAGGTTGAAGTTTCGTTAGAAGCCGTAACAAGAATAGACTCTGCTGGAATGGTGATGCTAATTCATCTAATTGAGAATGCAAAAAAACAAAACTGTCATATAATGCTCAGTTTCGTGCCGGAACAACTGCGCACATTATTTCAGTTGAGCAATGTCGATGAACTCATTGCAGGGCATTTAAAGAATACTACAGGGGTGAATTGTGGATAGCGCAAAAGTACAACAGATTTTAAACGAAGCACTTAAATTAGAAGAACTGCACGTGAAAGGCGAAGGCAGTCATTATGAAGTAGTTGCTGTTGATGCTTGTTTCGATGGAATGAGTCGCGTTAAAAAACAACAGCTAATTTATGCACCACTGATGGAATACATCCAAAGAAATGACATCCACGCTGTCTCTATCAAGGCATACACTCCTGAAGAGTGGGCTCGTGATAAGAAGTTGATGTCACTGTAAGGTTTAATAATGGAAAAGTTTCGAGTTACTGGTTCTAACAAGCCTCTTGTAGGTGAAGTAACCATTTCTGGTGCAAAAAACGCTGCACTGCCAATTTTATTTGCGTCTATCTTGGCTGAAGAGCCAGTTGAAGTGGCCAATGTGCCTCGCTTGCGTGATATTGACACAACGATGGAGCTACTAGAGCGACTCGGTGCTAAAGTCGAGCGCAATGGCTCTGTTCATGTTGATCCAAGCTGTATTAATGAATACTGCGCACCTTACGATTTAGTAAAAACGATGCGAGCTTCAATTTGGGCTTTAGGTCCATTAGTGGCGCGCTTCGGTCAAGGTCAGGTCTCATTGCCTGGTGGTTGTGCGATTGGTGCTCGTCCGGTTGATTTGCACATTCATGGTCTAGAGCAGCTTGGTGCGACGATTACGCTTGAAGACGGCTACGTTAAAGCGAATGTTGATGGTCGCCTTAAAGGTGCTCACATTGTTATGGATAAAGTCAGTGTTGGCGCAACGATTACAATTATGTGCGCGGCAACTTTGGCGGAAGGTAAAACAGTTTTAGATAACGCTGCTCGTGAGCCTGAGATTGTTGATACTGCTGACTTCCTTAACAAGCTAGGTGCTAAGATCTCTGGTGCAGGTACAGATACCATCACTATTGAAGGCGTCGAGCGCCTAGGTGGTGGTAAGCACTCTGTGGTTGCAGACCGCATTGAAACGGGTACTTTCCTAGTCGCGGCAGCGGTCTCTGGCGGTAAAGTGACCTGTCGCAACACTAAAGCGCACTTGCTTGAAGCGGTACTGGCTAAGTTAGAAGAAGCTGGGGCAATGGTTGAGACTGGTGAAGACTGGATCACTGTCGACATGACGGGCAGAGATCTGAAAGCGGTGACAGTTCGCACTGCGCCACACCCAGGCTTCCCAACCGATATGCAGGCTCAGTTCACGCTGCTTAATCTAATGGCCAAAGGCGGTGGTGTTATCACCGAGAATATCTTCGAGAACCGCTTTATGCATGTGCCTGAGCTGATGCGTATGGGCGCTAAAGCAGAGATTGAAGGCAATACTGTTATTTGTGGTGACGTGGATGAGCTAAGTGGTGCACAAGTGATGGCAACTGACCTCCGTGCCTCGGCAAGCTTGGTAATCGCCGGTTGTATTGCGAATGGCGAAACCATTGTTGACCGTATCTACCACATTGATCGTGGTTACGACAAAATTGAAGACAAACTGTCTGCTTTAGGCGCAAATATTGAACGTTTTCGCGATTAAAGATAGAATCAGCTAACGCTTGTAAGCCGAAACGCGAGTTTCGGCTTTTTTATGAATGATAGATCAGTTAGAGTCTGCTCAACTGATAAATGACTCTCTATTTTGGAGAACCACAATGATTGCACTATTACGTGTATTGGCTGTTGCGATATTTGCAATTGTGATGTTTATTTTTGGCTGTGGCTATTGCTTACTGAGCCCGCGTAATCCAAAGCACGTGTTTACCTTTGGTCGTCTATTTGGAAAGATGTCGAGAGTGTTCGGTATTAAGCTTGAGCTGCGCATTCCTGAAGACGCTTACAAACGCGGTCAGCATATTTACATTGCCAACCACCAAAACAACTGGGATTTGTTTACTGTCTCATCGGCGGTAACACCAAAGGTTGTGACAGTAGGTAAAAAGAGCCTAGCTTGGATGCCTTTATTTGGTCAGTTGTACTGGCTAACAGGTAATATTCTTATCGACCGTGCTAACCGCTCTAAAGCAAAAGGGACAATCGATCAGGTAGTGGATAGCCTAAACAACAGTGACGTATCTGTGTGGATGTTCCCAGAAGGGACACGTTCGCGAGGTCGTGGTCTACTGCCTTTCAAAACAGGTGCTTTCCATGCTGCTATTGGCGCTAAGCTACCTATCATTCCTATCGTATGTAGCTCAACAGGTGGCGTGAAGCTTAACCGCTGGAACAATGGCCACGTTATTATTGAAATGTTGCCTCCAGTACAAGTCGAAGATTACGGCAAAGAGAATGTTCGTGAGCTCGCCAATACATGCCGTGAGCAGATGAAAGCTAAACTAGAGTCGCTTGATAAAGAGGTTGCAATGCTCAACCAGCAGCAAGGTGTGAAAGCCTAGCCTAGAGCAAGCGATTAGAGAGAGCCAGTCCAGTGAGTGACTGGCTTTTTCGTATCTAGCCGTCTACACCGCAATACCTACATCGAGCTCATCAAGCCAAGCTAAGAAGCATTGGACATTATCACCTTTAAAAATCCCACCGTGCTGCGGACAAATCATATCGATATCAAGATTTCGCACTCGTTCAATCCAAGCACTCTTAGCCTTATTTGACGGCATCCAACGTCGATGGAAGTACTCCATCTTTGGAATATGAGCTTCAAAGTCTTCGACAAATAAAGGGGCATTGGGCACATCGAGCGCCGCCCCAATATCCCCTGACATTAAAATCTTGGCTTTACGATCATAGACGGAAAAGTTCCCTGATGAGTGCATGTAGTGCGCGGGAATAAATTCGATATCTATGTCAGCAAGCGATAAGCGTCCACCTTCATCTTTGATCGGAGAAAAGGAGATAGACTCCATACCAAAGTGACGGATAAAGCCTTCCCATAGCCAAGGAGAGTATAGGGTCGCGCTTGGCAAAGCTTTATCCCATAAACCGAGAGACGAGATGATGTCCGGATCTTGGTGAGAAGCAAACAGATACTTAATTTGCTCTGTGGGTACTTCCTTGACGACGCTGCTGAGCATGGAAGAAAACATCTCTATACCACCGGGATCAAGCAGAATCGCTTGCTGCTTGTTGACGATCATATATTGATTGGTATCGATGATCTTTTCCGGTTTGTGAGGATCGCGGGCAAACATGATCCAACGGTGTTCATCATCTCTAAATAAGACTTTTGATTGCATAGTATTCCTTTACTCGAACAATGAGAATAATTTGAGGGATTGCAGAACATGGCTACGGATAGCTTCCGCAGACTCTTGGACACTGTCGGCAATGGAGTTCAGTTGCCCTTTAAAACGCTCTTCGACTTGGGAGGCTTCAACGCTTAGCAAGGTTGAAATGATCAAGGCAACTCTCAACTCACTGTGGAGCGTATTAAGAAGCGTGCTGAGCTCTTTAGAGTCTTGAATGAAGGTCTGACTGAGCTGCTCTGCTTCTTCAAAACATCGAGAGCGGGTTGCATCAAGGCTATGGAGGTAAACAGCGCCTTGTGAGCGCGTATAGACGGTTTCAAAATGATTCAGAACAGTACGCGAGCGCGCTTCAGCAGTGGCTATCTTGCTGAGCCTCTGCGCCTTTAAATTGATACTGCTAGAAGCATTGAGAGTAAGGCGGACAAGTTCGTCAATGGAATCAGTGATAGGGTGGAAACCAGCCGCACTTTCTCCAGCACGTAAAGCCAAGGCGCGCGCATTGCTTGCAACAAGCTGGAGCTGTTTCGCAATAAGTACACCACGATTAAGTTCTGCAGAGATCTCCGCAGCAATGACAAACAGTTGCTTCCTAGCCATGATATTTCCTTATAGATATTATGGAATAAATATAGGAAGCGAAGATGGCTTTTTCCAATGTGCTTGAGGAATTACCGACAATGGGGTAGGTGAGGGAGGGCTGACAACAAAAAGCTTCATCTTGCGATGAGGCACTTTCAAATATGGCTCCCTCTGTCGGAACTCAACGCGGCCGGCTAGGACGGTCCGACGCTTCGGCTGAGACATTGGTTTGGAACAAACCAGGAGCAGTAGAAACGAAAAAGCCTCATCTTGCGATGAGGCTTTTTCTAATATGGCTCCCCCTGCGGGACTCGAACCTGCGACATACGGATTAACAGTCCGCCGTTCTACCAACTGAACTAAGGGGGAATTATGCTTTAAGAACGAATTCTTAAAGATAATAAATGGTGCCGACTACCGGAATCGAACTGGTGACCTACTGATTACAAGTCAGTTGCTCTACCTACTGAGCTAAGTCGGCACACTAAAAATGGCTCCTCCTGCTGGGCTCGAACCAGCGACCTGCGGATTAACAGTCCGTCGCTCTACCAACTGAGCTAAGGAGGAATTGTCCATTAGGAAAAGAAATGGTGCCGACTACCGGAATCGAACTGGTGACCTACTGATTACAAGTCAGTTGCTCTACCTACTGAGCTAAGTCGGCGCACGTTATTTCTTTTCTTGTTGTTGTCTAGCTTAGACACCAACAAATAAATTGTGGTGCCCGGAGGCGGAATCGAACCACCGACACGAGGATTTTCAATCCTCTGCTCTACCGACTGAGCTATCCGGGCGACGAGGTGTATTAAACGGCTTTTCGTGCTTTAGGTCAACATTAAAATGCAAAAAAAATATCGTTTGTTGTTTTTCTATACTTAATGGGCTGTTTTTATCCATTTTGGATATTAAATGTATAGAGGACAACAGGCGTTATACGCTTTGATAGGTGAAATAGTCCAGTTTAGACAACAAAAAAGCACGCGAAGAGGCGTGCTTTTTGCTACTCCAAGCCGAATTAGTGCTTAACAGTAAACTTGCTTACCCAGTTTTCTAGCTCATTCGCTAATCTTGCTAGGCTTTGAGTACTGTTATGACTCTCGGTGACGACGCCACTTAACTGGTTGCCGCTCTCTTCGATCATATTGATTCGCTGAGAAATATCATCACTTACTTGAGTCTGTTCAGCCGCTGCTGTGGCAATTTGCTGACTCATTTGGGTAATAGACTCTAGTGCGACAACGATTTGCTGCAATGCTTCAGAAGCATTTTGCGACTCTTGAACCGTGCTTTCACTGGTTTCTGCACACACTTCCATAGTTTGGATCGCGTTGCGTGAGCCTTCCTGTAAGTTGCTAATCATCTGCTGAATTTCTTTGGTGCTGTCTTGAGTTCGACCCGCTAGGTTACGAACTTCATCGGCAACTACAGCGAAACCTCGGCCCTGTTCACCAGCACGGGCTGCCTCGATAGCCGCATTAAGCGCTAGCAGGTTAGTTTGCTCGGCAATATCACCGATAACATCGAGTACCTTAACGATATTGTTTACATCGTTATCTAGGTCAGCGACAGCTTGACTTGCTGTACCAAGTTGAGTGGCTAAGCCTTGAATATTATCGACAGTATTATGAATCAGGTGCTGAGTATGTTGGCTCTGTTTATCCGCTTCATCAGTGTTTCTTGCAGTATCACTGGCTGAATCAGCAACATTGCTTGCAGAAGAGGCCATTTCTGTCATTGCTGTAGCGATCATAGCGGTAGATTGCTGCTGAGAATCAGTAAGCTGGGCAATACTTCCTGCGCGATCTTCTACACTTGCCAATTCGCTACGTAAGTCATGCATTGAACCTTCAAGGTTACTCACTAGTTGAGCCAAAGACTGACTCATCTGCTGAACTGCTTGATAGATGCTGCCGTCATCGGCTTGGTTTTCAAACGTTGTCTGGATGTTGCCTTTCGCGACTTCTTGAACTGCTCGGCGTACTTCTTGTGGCTCACCACCAAGAAGAGTGAGCATGCGGCGTATTGACACAATTAATGTGGCTAAGATAGCGCCCGCAATACCTAAACAGAGCACCAGCTGCCATTGCGCTGTAGACCAAAAACGAGCATTGACTTCATTAAAGCCGATACCTGTCCCTACCACCCAACCCCAATGAGGAGTTTTCTCCGCGATAGACAGTTTCTCTTCGATGCTGCCATCTGGTTGTTTCTGCGTCCAAGTATACTCAACCATTTGCCCAGTTTTACGACCTAGCACATCGAGAATGAGTTGCCCAACGCTGTTACCATCGCCATCTTTGAAGTCATGGAAGCTTGTTCCATGAAGCTGCGGATCAAGAGGGGTGGCAACAAAGGTCATCTTCTCATCGGCAACATAAACATACTCATTGTCTTTGTAGATGTTGTTGCGCAGCAAGCGTGTTGCCAGTTCTTTAGCTTGTTGCTCTTCGAGTGTGCCGTCGATCGCCATCTGCTCAACTTCAGTAAGGATACTGTAGGCGCTGCGGAACAATTCTGTTACGCGAGCCTTGTTGTCTAAGTTACTTGCCACGCGCAGAGTCCACAGACCTGTTGCGGTTAACGCAAGCAAGGCGATCAAGATAATTCCTGATAATAAATAAGCTTGTGTCTTAAGTTTCATAAAAATTGCTCATCAATAGGTCGATTTCTAACGAAAACGAAGTTGGTGTCTTATTTTAATATTGTTGTCATCTTATTTTAGATGCTCTAAGCCTAATAGCAGACTGAGTTCAAACTATGATTTAGATTAAATTTTTGGTGTGAAATAAGTCGTTTTTTACGACAGCACAAGCATAAAACAGGCTTGGACAACAATTTTAAGGGCAGGGCTACATAATCGAGGCAATAAGTAATATATGAAACCAGTGCGGTAAAGGTCTTGTGTTTGGAAAGATTCTTTGGGAGAAATATGAAAAAAGCCAAGTCTTTCGTCGGGGACGCCCAGTTTTGGCTTCTTGAAAGTGGCTCCCACAGTCGGAACTCAACGCGGCCGGCTAGGTCTGAGACATTGGTTTGGAACAAACCAGGAGCAGTAGAAACGAAAAAGCCTCATCTTGCGATGAGGCTTTCTCTAATATGGCTCCCCTTGTTGGGACTCAACGCGGGCGGCTAGCTCTGAGACATTTACTTGGTACAAGTAAGTCGCAGTTAAAAACGAAAAAAGCCAAGTCTTTCGACTTGGCTTTTTGAAAGTGGCTCCCCCTGCGGGACTCGAACCTGCGACATACGGATTAACAGTCCGCCGTTCTACCAACTGAACTAAGGGGGAATTATTTGTGTTAACAACAGGTCTGTAAGACCACTATTTGTTAAGCACCAAATAATGGTGCCTCGAGGCGGAATCGAACCACCGACACGAGGATTTTCAATCCTCTGCTCTACCGACTGAGCTATCGAGGCAAAAGAATGGTGCCGACTACCGGAATCGAACTGGTGACCTACTGATTACAAGTCAGTTGCTCTACCTACTGAGCTAAGTCGGCACACTAATATTCTTTTTGCTAACTTATTGATGTCTTAGACACCAACAATCAAATTGTGGTGCCCGGAGGCGGAATCGAACCACCGACACGAGGATTTTCAATCCTCTGCTCTACCGACTGAGCTATCCGGGCGACGGAGCGCTATTAAACGGATTTTCGGTCTTGCCGTCAACTTGTTTTTAGAAAAAAATTCAAAAAAGTGGTTGAGTGCCGATTATTTAGGCGTTTTTGATGATTATGTTTTGCCTGAGTTAAAATCCTTTTTGAATTTGGTAACTTTTTCGAGATAACGACGTGCTTCCGCATTAGGGTGCTTTTTGGTTAATGCCCAATAAACTTGATTAGGTTGCAGTGAGTTAAGATCTCGCATTGCACGTTTACGGTCATTGCGATTGAAAGTATTGAGTACCCCACCTGTGCCTCCGTTGTAAGCAGAAATCATACTGTACTCCAATGAAAGGGGGTGGCTGACATCTTTCAGGTAGCGATTTTTGAGAATATAGAAATAGGCGGTACCGGTATCGATATTGTTCTCTGGATTAAACAGGTATTCCGGTGAAGGTTGTCCCGATTTTTTCTTTACTAACTTGAAGACGTCTTTTCCGGCTGTTTTTGGCACGACTTGCATCAAGCCATACGCATTCGCCCAGCTAACCGCATATGGATTGAAGCTACTTTCTGTTTTGATGATTGCGTAGATCAGGTCTTCTGGGATGTCATATTTACGTGAAGCGCGCTGAACAATGTCGGCGTATTTGTAACTACGAATCTCAAATTGTTCTTCGACCATCGGAATTTCGACGTAATACGCTTTCTTAAAGTCGACATTTTTCACTTTTAGCTTATTAGCGATCAAATAATCAGCGAAACGATTGGCGCGCCAAGACCATTGAATTGCCTTTTTGTCTTGATCGACCACTTGTCGGTAGAGAAAAGGTTGCCCTTCAAGTTTGACGTCTTTGGAA encodes:
- a CDS encoding oxygen-binding di-iron domain-containing protein produces the protein MQSKVLFRDDEHRWIMFARDPHKPEKIIDTNQYMIVNKQQAILLDPGGIEMFSSMLSSVVKEVPTEQIKYLFASHQDPDIISSLGLWDKALPSATLYSPWLWEGFIRHFGMESISFSPIKDEGGRLSLADIDIEFIPAHYMHSSGNFSVYDRKAKILMSGDIGAALDVPNAPLFVEDFEAHIPKMEYFHRRWMPSNKAKSAWIERVRNLDIDMICPQHGGIFKGDNVQCFLAWLDELDVGIAV
- a CDS encoding methyl-accepting chemotaxis protein, whose translation is MKLKTQAYLLSGIILIALLALTATGLWTLRVASNLDNKARVTELFRSAYSILTEVEQMAIDGTLEEQQAKELATRLLRNNIYKDNEYVYVADEKMTFVATPLDPQLHGTSFHDFKDGDGNSVGQLILDVLGRKTGQMVEYTWTQKQPDGSIEEKLSIAEKTPHWGWVVGTGIGFNEVNARFWSTAQWQLVLCLGIAGAILATLIVSIRRMLTLLGGEPQEVRRAVQEVAKGNIQTTFENQADDGSIYQAVQQMSQSLAQLVSNLEGSMHDLRSELASVEDRAGSIAQLTDSQQQSTAMIATAMTEMASSASNVADSASDTARNTDEADKQSQHTQHLIHNTVDNIQGLATQLGTASQAVADLDNDVNNIVKVLDVIGDIAEQTNLLALNAAIEAARAGEQGRGFAVVADEVRNLAGRTQDSTKEIQQMISNLQEGSRNAIQTMEVCAETSESTVQESQNASEALQQIVVALESITQMSQQIATAAAEQTQVSDDISQRINMIEESGNQLSGVVTESHNSTQSLARLANELENWVSKFTVKH
- the mlaD gene encoding outer membrane lipid asymmetry maintenance protein MlaD encodes the protein MQQTRKIELWVGSFVLAGICAILVMIFQVADVKGLGSNDTYTLKAEFDNIGSLKVRSPVKVGGVVVGRVTSIGLNSESLLPVVSMAISSTYNQFPETSSVKILTSGLIGEQYIGLTPGFVFEDEQMLVEGDYIEDTKSALVLEDLIGQVLYSVGGSEE
- a CDS encoding 1-acylglycerol-3-phosphate O-acyltransferase, producing MIALLRVLAVAIFAIVMFIFGCGYCLLSPRNPKHVFTFGRLFGKMSRVFGIKLELRIPEDAYKRGQHIYIANHQNNWDLFTVSSAVTPKVVTVGKKSLAWMPLFGQLYWLTGNILIDRANRSKAKGTIDQVVDSLNNSDVSVWMFPEGTRSRGRGLLPFKTGAFHAAIGAKLPIIPIVCSSTGGVKLNRWNNGHVIIEMLPPVQVEDYGKENVRELANTCREQMKAKLESLDKEVAMLNQQQGVKA
- a CDS encoding STAS domain-containing protein, which gives rise to MMEPKWQQDNDGQYLLTGDLNRDTVPKLWQSIQTSQLASEQVEVSLEAVTRIDSAGMVMLIHLIENAKKQNCHIMLSFVPEQLRTLFQLSNVDELIAGHLKNTTGVNCG
- the mlaC gene encoding phospholipid-binding protein MlaC → MLRKLVLTLFSMFLAFNASAQPIDKTQPYQMMKQVSEIAFARLKAEQDQVQQDPNHLKVIVDEELMPYVNEKYAALKLLGPNLKGAKREDVGQFIVAFRAYLVSSYAQVLTQYTDQTIEFGPEPKLDTKKSITSIKVDIVDTPRPNIKLEFKLRRDKNSGEWQAFDMIAEGISLLSSKQSEWSTKLRQEGILSVAQELEELAKQPIRLESKAQ
- the mltC gene encoding membrane-bound lytic murein transglycosylase MltC; this encodes MRKLAYFLIAVTLTGCSREFVESLYDVNYEPTNRFAKNLAELPGQFQKDTAALDALISSFSGNIEKRWGRGEIKFAGKSNYVKYIDNYLSRSEVNFDKGLITIETVSPTDPKRHLKNAIVTTLLTPDDPANVDLFSSKDVKLEGQPFLYRQVVDQDKKAIQWSWRANRFADYLIANKLKVKNVDFKKAYYVEIPMVEEQFEIRSYKYADIVQRASRKYDIPEDLIYAIIKTESSFNPYAVSWANAYGLMQVVPKTAGKDVFKLVKKKSGQPSPEYLFNPENNIDTGTAYFYILKNRYLKDVSHPLSLEYSMISAYNGGTGGVLNTFNRNDRKRAMRDLNSLQPNQVYWALTKKHPNAEARRYLEKVTKFKKDFNSGKT
- the ibaG gene encoding BolA family iron metabolism protein IbaG; amino-acid sequence: MDSAKVQQILNEALKLEELHVKGEGSHYEVVAVDACFDGMSRVKKQQLIYAPLMEYIQRNDIHAVSIKAYTPEEWARDKKLMSL
- the murA gene encoding UDP-N-acetylglucosamine 1-carboxyvinyltransferase, which translates into the protein MEKFRVTGSNKPLVGEVTISGAKNAALPILFASILAEEPVEVANVPRLRDIDTTMELLERLGAKVERNGSVHVDPSCINEYCAPYDLVKTMRASIWALGPLVARFGQGQVSLPGGCAIGARPVDLHIHGLEQLGATITLEDGYVKANVDGRLKGAHIVMDKVSVGATITIMCAATLAEGKTVLDNAAREPEIVDTADFLNKLGAKISGAGTDTITIEGVERLGGGKHSVVADRIETGTFLVAAAVSGGKVTCRNTKAHLLEAVLAKLEEAGAMVETGEDWITVDMTGRDLKAVTVRTAPHPGFPTDMQAQFTLLNLMAKGGGVITENIFENRFMHVPELMRMGAKAEIEGNTVICGDVDELSGAQVMATDLRASASLVIAGCIANGETIVDRIYHIDRGYDKIEDKLSALGANIERFRD
- the mlaE gene encoding lipid asymmetry maintenance ABC transporter permease subunit MlaE, with the translated sequence MGLANFVASIGRRTMSVCEAFGRASLMLFGALASRPQPLKNLPLLVKQLYSVGVQSLIIIVLSGLFIGMVLSLQGYVILVDFGAEGALGQMVALSLLRELGPVVTALLFAGRAGSALTAEIGLMKATEQLSSMEMMAVDPLKRVIAPRFWAGVISMPLLAMIFMAVGIWGGQLVGVDWKGIDHGSFWSAMQASVELGQDIGNSMIKSLVFAITVTWIALFNGYDAIPTSEGISRATTRTVVHSSLAVLGLDFVLTALMFGN
- the mlaF gene encoding phospholipid ABC transporter ATP-binding protein MlaF; the protein is MESEDLVTVKQLTFSRGERKIFDNVSLHVPKGKVTAIMGPSGIGKTTLLRLIGGQIYPESGDIWFDGNNIPTLGRRKLYQERKKMSMLFQSGALFTDLSVFDNVAFPLREHTELDESIIRTLVLLKLEAVGLRGAAQLMPSELSGGMARRAALARAIALDPDLIMYDEPFVGQDPITMGVLVELIRNLNQALGVTSIVVSHDVPEVMSIADWVYILANGKVIASGTPQELRANMDPQVQQFLKGDADGPVPFRFPSQPLAKELFL